In Hydrogenovibrio thermophilus, the following are encoded in one genomic region:
- the aroQ gene encoding type II 3-dehydroquinate dehydratase translates to MANILVINGPNLNMLGKREPEHYGRQTLGDIIEELENLADDYEVRLYNFQSNAEHEIVERIQAALNEIDFIIINPAAFTHTSVAIRDALATVKIPFIEVHLSNIHKREAFRTHSYFSDLAEGVIAGLGPIGYQLALAAAVEKLK, encoded by the coding sequence ATGGCGAACATACTGGTAATCAACGGTCCGAATCTCAATATGCTCGGTAAGCGCGAGCCGGAACACTACGGCCGCCAAACGCTCGGTGACATTATCGAAGAACTCGAAAACCTGGCGGACGATTACGAAGTACGACTTTACAATTTCCAAAGCAATGCCGAACACGAAATCGTGGAACGCATTCAAGCCGCTTTAAACGAAATCGATTTCATCATCATCAACCCCGCCGCTTTCACACACACCAGTGTGGCCATTCGGGATGCGCTCGCCACGGTAAAAATTCCGTTCATCGAAGTGCATTTATCCAACATCCATAAACGGGAAGCCTTCCGCACCCATTCCTACTTTTCCGACCTAGCTGAAGGCGTGATTGCCGGACTGGGTCCGATTGGCTACCAACTGGCTCTGGCGGCCGCTGTTGAAAAATTGAAATAA
- the dsbD gene encoding protein-disulfide reductase DsbD — protein MKKTALLTNFLAFFLFLWGHHTLASDELLDVDQAFALQPAKVANGDIQLQWKIADGYYLYQKRIAVETSSKDIQLDPLVFPTPITKDDPLFGKTQVFKHDLTVSQPYSGTAQQATLTVKYQGCAEELGVCYPPQSKTVTVDLPSAQTKTSENALSALNDLIVDSAEVELLPADEAFQFSAEPDGQGHLVLNFKVAEGYHLYKDKIKTQLTQGKADLGALQLPPATPANDPVFGDVKVYHGDFQALLPVQNLADTAEVEISYQGCSAESGVCYPPAHQTATLKAADFTVAPAVANTPSTANTQEALSETDQITSTLQNSSVWIVIGTFFLFGLLLSLTPCVFPMIPILSSIIVGQGDQLTTRKAFTMSLVYVLAMSITYTLAGVLAGLFGENLQAMFQNPWIIGTFALIFVALAFSMFGFYELQLPSSVQSKITNLSNKQEGGTLTGVAVMGFLSALIVGPCVAPPLAGALIYIGQTGDALLGGTALFAMSLGMGVPLLLLGTSAGKLLPRAGAWMDNVKAIFGVLMLGVAIWMAERILPGWMILFAWAALLIGSGVYLGALEAIGDKSGWHKLAKTIGVIFLVYGVIMLIGLAGGSQNVMQPLKGLQSTGGSMSQPQAHLNFKKISTLDELNTEIAKGQPIMLDFYADWCVSCKEMEAYTFSDPAVQQALSNVTLLKADVTANNANDKELMKAFGIIGPPAILFFDKEQEQKAQRVVGFKKPDAFMQHIHNSFQ, from the coding sequence ATGAAAAAAACAGCGCTGTTGACAAATTTTCTGGCCTTCTTCTTGTTTCTTTGGGGTCATCACACCTTAGCCTCGGATGAGCTGTTGGACGTCGACCAAGCCTTTGCCCTGCAACCGGCCAAAGTGGCAAACGGCGACATCCAGCTCCAATGGAAAATCGCCGACGGCTATTATCTGTATCAAAAGCGTATTGCGGTTGAAACCTCTTCGAAAGACATCCAACTCGACCCGTTGGTTTTCCCGACACCGATCACCAAAGACGATCCGCTTTTCGGAAAAACCCAAGTTTTCAAACATGACTTAACGGTTTCACAGCCCTATTCCGGCACTGCGCAACAGGCCACCTTGACCGTCAAATACCAAGGCTGTGCCGAAGAACTGGGGGTGTGCTATCCGCCCCAAAGCAAAACCGTCACCGTGGATTTGCCGTCTGCACAAACAAAAACGTCTGAAAATGCTCTGAGCGCCTTGAACGATTTGATTGTCGACAGCGCGGAAGTGGAACTGCTTCCGGCCGACGAAGCCTTCCAGTTCAGTGCCGAACCGGACGGACAAGGCCACTTGGTTCTGAACTTTAAAGTCGCCGAAGGCTATCACCTCTATAAAGACAAGATCAAAACCCAGCTGACACAGGGCAAGGCCGACTTAGGCGCCCTGCAACTGCCACCCGCCACACCGGCCAATGACCCGGTCTTTGGCGACGTGAAAGTCTATCATGGCGATTTCCAAGCCCTGCTGCCGGTGCAAAATCTGGCCGACACGGCCGAAGTGGAAATTTCTTACCAAGGCTGCTCCGCCGAATCCGGTGTTTGCTATCCACCGGCCCATCAAACCGCCACCTTGAAAGCGGCGGATTTCACCGTTGCCCCCGCAGTGGCAAACACGCCCTCCACGGCCAACACTCAGGAAGCCCTGTCGGAAACCGACCAAATCACCAGCACCTTGCAAAACAGCTCGGTCTGGATCGTCATCGGCACCTTCTTCCTGTTCGGCCTATTGCTGTCCCTAACGCCGTGCGTTTTCCCGATGATTCCGATTCTGTCGAGCATCATCGTCGGTCAGGGCGACCAACTCACCACACGCAAAGCCTTCACCATGTCGCTGGTGTATGTGCTGGCCATGTCCATCACTTACACCCTGGCTGGCGTCTTGGCTGGCCTGTTTGGCGAAAACTTGCAAGCCATGTTCCAAAACCCATGGATTATCGGCACCTTTGCGCTGATTTTCGTGGCCCTGGCCTTCTCCATGTTCGGTTTCTATGAATTGCAACTGCCGAGCAGCGTGCAATCCAAAATCACCAACCTGTCCAACAAACAGGAAGGCGGCACCTTAACCGGCGTGGCCGTCATGGGCTTCCTGTCGGCCTTGATTGTCGGGCCTTGTGTCGCACCACCTTTGGCCGGGGCATTAATTTACATCGGCCAAACCGGCGATGCGTTGCTGGGCGGTACCGCACTCTTTGCCATGAGTCTCGGCATGGGCGTTCCGTTATTATTACTAGGCACCTCGGCCGGCAAGCTGTTACCGAGAGCCGGCGCATGGATGGACAACGTCAAAGCCATCTTCGGTGTGCTGATGCTGGGGGTCGCCATCTGGATGGCCGAACGGATTCTGCCGGGCTGGATGATTCTGTTCGCCTGGGCGGCGTTGCTGATTGGCTCCGGCGTTTACCTTGGCGCCTTGGAAGCCATTGGCGATAAATCCGGCTGGCACAAACTGGCCAAAACCATCGGGGTGATTTTCCTGGTGTACGGTGTCATTATGCTCATCGGCTTAGCCGGCGGCAGCCAAAACGTCATGCAGCCGCTAAAAGGGCTCCAGAGCACTGGCGGTTCCATGTCGCAGCCTCAAGCCCATTTGAACTTCAAAAAAATCAGCACGCTGGATGAGTTGAATACCGAAATCGCGAAAGGCCAGCCCATTATGCTCGACTTTTACGCCGACTGGTGTGTCAGTTGCAAGGAAATGGAAGCCTACACCTTTTCCGATCCGGCCGTTCAGCAGGCCTTATCAAACGTCACCTTGCTGAAAGCCGACGTCACCGCCAACAATGCCAACGACAAAGAACTGATGAAAGCGTTCGGCATTATCGGCCCGCCGGCCATTCTGTTCTTTGACAAGGAGCAAGAGCAGAAAGCCCAACGCGTCGTCGGTTTTAAAAAGCCGGACGCCTTTATGCAACACATCCACAATTCATTTCAATAG
- a CDS encoding FxsA family protein, producing MFKVFFLLFLLVPLIELYVLIEVGSEIGALPTILLTILTAIVGAALMRHQGVATLQKAQNSLAQGQVPATEMMEGMLIFLGGLFLLIPGLITDALGFLLLIPPIRHALANKIIAQRQAEYARYKGQVYEAEWTEQTEDGIRHVHVIQSGSPKAEPDVIEGEVLDDDSGSDKKPRPK from the coding sequence ATGTTTAAAGTTTTCTTCCTGTTGTTTTTGTTGGTGCCCTTGATCGAGCTGTATGTGCTGATCGAAGTGGGCAGTGAAATCGGTGCGCTGCCGACCATTTTGTTGACGATATTGACCGCGATTGTCGGTGCGGCCTTAATGCGCCATCAAGGCGTCGCCACTTTGCAAAAGGCTCAGAACAGCTTGGCGCAAGGGCAGGTGCCGGCGACCGAGATGATGGAAGGTATGTTGATTTTCCTCGGCGGTTTGTTTCTGTTGATTCCCGGTTTGATTACCGATGCCTTGGGCTTTTTGTTGTTGATCCCGCCAATTCGTCATGCCTTGGCGAATAAAATCATCGCACAGCGTCAAGCGGAGTACGCGCGCTATAAAGGTCAGGTGTATGAAGCCGAATGGACCGAGCAGACTGAAGACGGTATTCGTCATGTGCACGTGATTCAGTCCGGTTCGCCGAAAGCGGAGCCGGATGTGATCGAGGGCGAAGTGTTGGATGACGATTCCGGTTCGGATAAGAAGCCGAGACCGAAGTAG
- a CDS encoding SDR family oxidoreductase, with the protein MARVLIAGCGDLGCRLGVSLSEKGHEVFGIRRDASQITAPIHPIEADLFSQLPELPENLDYIFYIVSAPSYNDVSYYKAYVMGLKHLIDALKDQSPKHLFFISSSSVFTQSEGEKVTEDSPAEGKNFSSRRLLEGEELALNAPFPGTVVRFGGIYGPGRTYLIDMVLQGKAHCMEDVYSNRIHSEDCVGLLEHLMEQPNLDPLYIGVDDEPTLTCDVYEWLAEQLSVSNIEHREPTENSRAQRSNKRLSNAKVKATGYQFKYPSYREGYSELLESL; encoded by the coding sequence ATGGCGCGAGTTCTTATTGCTGGGTGTGGTGATCTAGGGTGTCGCTTAGGTGTCAGCCTATCGGAAAAAGGCCACGAAGTCTTCGGTATTCGACGCGATGCCTCACAGATTACAGCGCCCATTCATCCGATTGAAGCCGATCTATTCAGCCAGCTGCCGGAACTACCGGAGAACCTGGACTATATCTTTTACATTGTCTCGGCTCCGAGCTATAACGACGTATCCTATTACAAAGCCTATGTCATGGGTCTCAAGCATTTAATCGATGCCCTGAAAGACCAATCCCCCAAACACCTCTTTTTCATTTCCAGCTCATCCGTCTTTACCCAGTCCGAAGGGGAAAAAGTCACCGAAGACAGTCCAGCGGAAGGTAAAAACTTTTCCAGCCGACGCTTACTGGAAGGTGAAGAATTAGCGCTAAACGCACCCTTCCCCGGCACGGTGGTTCGTTTCGGCGGCATTTACGGCCCGGGGCGCACCTATTTGATTGATATGGTGTTGCAAGGCAAGGCCCACTGCATGGAAGACGTTTACAGCAACCGCATCCACTCGGAGGATTGCGTCGGCTTACTCGAACACTTGATGGAACAACCGAATTTGGATCCTTTATACATTGGCGTTGACGATGAACCGACTCTGACGTGCGATGTCTATGAATGGCTGGCGGAACAACTGTCGGTCTCGAACATTGAACACCGGGAACCAACTGAAAACAGCCGCGCACAACGCAGTAACAAACGACTTTCCAACGCCAAAGTCAAAGCCACCGGCTATCAATTCAAATACCCAAGCTACCGCGAAGGCTATTCCGAATTACTGGAATCGCTTTAA
- a CDS encoding OmpP1/FadL family transporter gives MKKTRLALAIATTAMASTPVLATNGDNLIGLGAQSRALGGTGTAAFFGSENALTNPALLGKSQGTEFAIGGTLFKPNVKATTNVADMTGQGTYFSQTSDNDSNIIPEVSLSTRINENWAFGLGIFGSAGMGVDYRDNAGYDTQDASPGVNGNGSVLFNGYSNLQLMKFAPSISYNSDKFGIGFAPVIQYGALDINYKQFDSNPTSPTFGNVLNRGNGMSSDIGYGYNLGGYFNITSDLTIALAYQSAIDMKYKDQISVASEGFVNPASDFKEAFGDHLEQPAEIKAGVAYTMGSFMLTADAKQIKWGDAKGYKDFNWKDQNVFGVGAKYSGNRFWAGIGYNYGEDPIDKLDGSTSYKAQVTNMFNNHFFPGIVESHFTFGGGYSLTKNLSLDGAVVYAPQVKKTVDTGFLSGSTNPSATTHEVKHSQMGYTLSLRMNF, from the coding sequence ATGAAAAAAACAAGACTCGCTTTAGCAATTGCAACCACTGCAATGGCTTCTACTCCTGTTCTTGCAACCAACGGTGACAACCTAATCGGCCTCGGTGCCCAATCTCGCGCACTTGGTGGAACAGGGACAGCCGCATTCTTTGGTTCTGAAAACGCTCTGACCAACCCGGCTTTGCTTGGTAAGTCACAAGGGACTGAATTTGCCATCGGCGGCACTCTGTTCAAGCCAAATGTTAAAGCCACAACAAATGTTGCGGATATGACAGGACAAGGCACATACTTTTCACAAACCAGTGATAATGACAGCAATATCATTCCTGAAGTTTCATTGTCCACTCGTATCAATGAAAATTGGGCTTTTGGCCTAGGCATCTTTGGCTCAGCCGGTATGGGGGTCGACTACAGAGATAATGCAGGGTACGACACGCAAGATGCTAGCCCGGGTGTAAATGGTAATGGTAGTGTACTATTTAATGGCTACAGTAATTTACAGCTGATGAAATTTGCACCAAGCATTTCCTATAACTCAGATAAATTCGGCATTGGCTTTGCCCCTGTTATTCAATATGGCGCGCTGGATATTAATTACAAACAATTCGACTCAAACCCTACCTCTCCTACTTTTGGTAATGTCCTAAATAGAGGTAACGGCATGTCATCCGATATTGGTTATGGCTATAACTTAGGTGGTTATTTTAACATCACTTCTGATTTAACCATCGCTTTAGCCTATCAATCCGCCATTGACATGAAGTATAAAGACCAAATTTCCGTTGCTTCTGAAGGGTTTGTAAACCCAGCTAGTGATTTTAAAGAAGCGTTTGGTGACCACTTGGAACAACCTGCTGAAATCAAAGCAGGGGTTGCTTACACGATGGGTAGCTTTATGCTGACGGCGGACGCCAAACAAATCAAGTGGGGCGATGCCAAAGGTTATAAAGACTTTAATTGGAAAGACCAAAATGTTTTTGGTGTTGGGGCTAAATACTCAGGAAACCGCTTCTGGGCCGGTATTGGGTACAACTACGGCGAAGACCCAATCGATAAATTAGACGGTTCCACTTCCTATAAAGCACAAGTTACAAATATGTTCAACAACCACTTCTTCCCAGGAATCGTTGAATCTCACTTCACATTCGGTGGCGGTTATAGCTTAACCAAAAACTTGTCTTTAGATGGTGCGGTCGTCTATGCACCACAAGTTAAAAAGACAGTTGACACAGGGTTTCTTTCAGGTTCAACAAACCCAAGCGCGACAACCCATGAGGTTAAACACTCTCAAATGGGCTACACCTTGTCTCTTCGCATGAACTTCTAA
- a CDS encoding DUF302 domain-containing protein: protein MKLVNFFKAAFIAGAIATLSGCGTVNAINNLNDGAGETFMQIWDKWVAADGDIADATMWEVKVEDGVELQDVIDAINNVGINRNIKNVGELPLSEELKARGIESKTIHVMSFCNPETARKMVDFSPAMGGFLPCRVNIIEEEDGLHIYTMNMDMAIKMGKKMPPELQEATMQVRDTMWEMLQKGKSGAF, encoded by the coding sequence ATGAAACTAGTAAACTTTTTTAAAGCCGCCTTTATCGCCGGTGCCATTGCAACACTAAGTGGTTGTGGAACCGTGAACGCCATCAACAACCTAAACGATGGCGCAGGCGAAACTTTCATGCAAATCTGGGATAAGTGGGTTGCCGCAGACGGTGATATCGCTGATGCCACCATGTGGGAAGTCAAGGTGGAAGACGGTGTTGAGTTGCAGGACGTGATCGATGCCATCAACAATGTCGGCATCAACCGCAACATCAAAAACGTCGGTGAACTACCACTATCTGAAGAATTGAAAGCACGTGGCATCGAGTCCAAAACCATTCACGTCATGTCTTTCTGTAACCCGGAAACCGCTCGTAAAATGGTTGACTTCTCACCTGCCATGGGTGGCTTCCTGCCTTGCCGCGTAAACATCATCGAAGAAGAAGATGGTTTACACATCTACACCATGAACATGGACATGGCTATCAAAATGGGTAAAAAAATGCCTCCTGAATTGCAGGAAGCGACCATGCAAGTACGTGACACCATGTGGGAAATGCTGCAAAAAGGTAAGTCCGGCGCTTTCTAA
- a CDS encoding 4-phosphoerythronate dehydrogenase: MTHDKTLVIDDAVPYAQEIFSHLGQVITLPGKEITRDSLKKADALIVRSRTQVNQALLDTTPVKFVGSTVVGLDHIDQAYLKQRGITFYSAQGCNANSVAEYVITNIVNLAVSKDFKLADSRLAIIGVGHVGKRVADKAAALGMTLLLNDPPRVEQENLTGFVDLDTALSADIITVHTPLNYDGPHPTHHLLSADKLSRIQPHQIIINAARGGIIDEQAWAKTPTKANIIDCWENEPNIDETLYQTALIATPHIAGHALDAKIAGSQMVFSALCDYWETQPKIDWPHILPAPPALITPEVSGNLEIDLKALLAQCYRPEEDDLAIRTKNIIETHKKYEYYRRHYPVHREWYQHPVKKTGHQKFDKALYSLGFQLI; this comes from the coding sequence ATGACACACGACAAAACCCTCGTCATCGATGATGCCGTCCCCTATGCTCAGGAAATTTTTTCACACCTCGGCCAAGTCATTACGCTACCGGGTAAGGAAATCACCCGTGACAGCTTAAAAAAAGCCGATGCATTAATCGTGCGCTCCCGAACTCAGGTCAATCAAGCCTTACTGGACACAACGCCAGTGAAATTTGTCGGCAGTACCGTCGTCGGTTTAGACCATATCGACCAAGCGTATCTGAAACAACGAGGGATCACATTTTATTCCGCTCAAGGTTGCAATGCCAATTCCGTGGCCGAATACGTCATCACCAACATTGTTAATCTGGCCGTTTCAAAAGACTTCAAACTCGCCGACTCACGCCTCGCCATTATCGGTGTCGGCCATGTCGGCAAACGCGTAGCCGACAAAGCCGCGGCATTGGGCATGACACTCTTATTAAATGACCCACCGCGAGTGGAACAAGAAAACCTGACCGGCTTTGTGGACCTGGATACTGCCTTGTCGGCCGACATCATTACCGTTCATACGCCACTGAACTATGATGGGCCACACCCGACCCATCACTTATTGTCTGCAGACAAACTGAGTCGAATTCAGCCTCATCAAATCATCATTAACGCCGCGCGTGGCGGCATTATCGACGAGCAGGCCTGGGCAAAAACGCCAACCAAAGCCAACATCATCGACTGTTGGGAAAACGAACCGAATATCGACGAAACGCTTTATCAAACCGCGCTGATTGCCACGCCGCACATCGCGGGCCATGCCCTGGATGCCAAAATTGCCGGCAGCCAAATGGTTTTTTCTGCACTGTGCGACTATTGGGAAACACAGCCAAAGATCGACTGGCCACACATTCTGCCCGCGCCACCAGCACTAATTACTCCCGAAGTTTCAGGAAATCTCGAGATCGACCTGAAAGCCTTGCTGGCACAGTGTTACCGGCCAGAAGAAGACGATTTAGCCATTAGAACAAAGAATATAATAGAGACCCATAAAAAATATGAATATTACCGTAGGCATTACCCCGTACACCGCGAATGGTACCAGCACCCAGTCAAAAAAACCGGCCACCAAAAATTCGATAAAGCACTGTATTCTCTAGGGTTTCAGCTCATCTAA
- a CDS encoding alpha/beta hydrolase, producing the protein MKSSKFTDRISGAVGELEVRLTRPGDLSSSENAARRWVVLSHPHPQFGGTMDNKVVATLEKAFQGLGYGTLAYNFRGVGASEGEYDGGEGEQMDLVAVVNWLRDQEDVNELVLAGFSFGSYIALQQAEALQADALCTVAPPVSMYDFTGLSPTMPWVLIQGGQDEVIDSQEVLQWAMSRESVPDIFWRAQASHFFHRQLVWLKNIVTAVY; encoded by the coding sequence ATGAAGTCATCAAAATTCACCGATCGCATTTCGGGCGCAGTTGGCGAGCTGGAGGTCAGATTGACCAGGCCTGGCGATTTATCGTCATCCGAAAATGCGGCGCGCCGTTGGGTGGTTTTAAGTCATCCGCATCCGCAGTTTGGTGGCACCATGGATAATAAGGTGGTAGCAACGCTTGAAAAGGCCTTTCAAGGCCTTGGCTATGGCACTTTGGCCTATAATTTCCGTGGGGTTGGGGCGTCGGAGGGCGAATATGATGGCGGTGAGGGTGAACAAATGGACTTGGTGGCCGTTGTGAATTGGTTGCGGGATCAGGAAGACGTCAATGAGCTGGTGTTGGCAGGGTTTTCGTTCGGCAGCTATATCGCTTTGCAACAGGCGGAAGCCTTGCAAGCCGATGCTTTGTGTACGGTGGCTCCGCCGGTGTCGATGTATGATTTTACCGGTTTGTCCCCGACGATGCCTTGGGTGCTGATTCAAGGCGGTCAGGATGAAGTGATTGATAGCCAAGAAGTCTTGCAGTGGGCGATGAGTAGAGAATCGGTACCGGATATCTTCTGGCGTGCGCAAGCCAGTCATTTTTTTCATCGTCAGTTGGTTTGGTTGAAAAATATCGTGACGGCGGTCTATTGA